In Notamacropus eugenii isolate mMacEug1 chromosome 1, mMacEug1.pri_v2, whole genome shotgun sequence, one genomic interval encodes:
- the PRND gene encoding prion-like protein doppel — protein sequence MNQFCGENFTSSGSQGNLLQQRIRGFYTMRRHLGTWWTAIFFALLFSDLSLVKAKGTRQRNKSNRKSLQTNRVNPTTAQPSEILQGAFIRQGRKLSIDFGEEGNSYYETHYQLFPDEIHYVGCTESNVTKDIFISNCMNATHAVNNLETLEEKNASDIHSRVLEQLIKELCALKYCELETETGAGLKLSLDQSVMVYLVILACFIVK from the exons ATGAACCAGTTCTGTGGGGAGAATTTTACTTCTTCTGGCTCCCAAGGCAACCTCCTCCAACAACGAATAAGAG GTTTTTATACAATGAGGAGACATTTGGGGACTTGGTGGACAGCCATTTTCTTTGCCCTGCTCTTTAGTGATCTCTCCTTGGTCAAGGCCAAAGGTACAAGACAGAGGAACAAGTCAAACAGAAAAAGCCTGCAAACCAATCGGGTCAACCCAACCACAGCCCAGCCATCAGAGATACTCCAGGGAGCTTTCATCAGGCAAGGCAGAAAGCTTTCCATTGACTTTGGGGAGGAGGGCAATAGCTACTATGAGACCCATTACCAACTGTTTCCTGATGAAATCCATTATGTTGGGTGCACTGAGTCTAATGTAACAAAGGACATCTTCATCAGCAACTGCATGAATGCCACCCACGCAGTCAACAATCTGGAGaccctagaagaaaaaaatgcaagtgaTATTCACTCGAGGGTGCTGGAGCAATTAATAAAGGAATTATGTGCCCTTAAGTACTGTGAActtgagacagagacaggagcTGGCCTTAAGCTCTCATTGGACCAATCTGTTATGGTCTACTTGGTTATTCTGGCTTGCTTTATAGTGAAATAA